The following proteins come from a genomic window of Candidatus Bipolaricaulis sibiricus:
- a CDS encoding beta-lactamase-like, translating to MVTIVDVGYRSTHYWVLSVGTSRLLVDIGWPGTLGAMKGNLRRMGIPLPELRYALATHYHLDHAGLAEEMKREGVPLLVLDVQVPAIPRLKAWTKPRDNYVEITDQGNVVISADQSREVLDRIGIHGEILPTPGHTEHCVSLLLDDGSAFTGDLPPESYAASNPVALQTWRRLRERGVRRVYPAHGPPWTLQDPVRAQ from the coding sequence GTGGTGACGATCGTGGACGTCGGGTACCGCTCGACCCACTACTGGGTACTGAGCGTGGGCACGTCCCGGTTGCTCGTGGACATCGGCTGGCCGGGCACGCTTGGGGCGATGAAGGGAAACCTCAGGCGGATGGGGATTCCCCTCCCTGAGCTGCGGTACGCGCTTGCCACCCACTACCACCTCGACCACGCCGGCCTGGCGGAGGAGATGAAGCGCGAGGGTGTCCCGCTTCTCGTCCTCGACGTTCAGGTACCAGCCATCCCACGCCTGAAGGCGTGGACCAAACCGCGGGACAACTACGTGGAGATCACAGACCAGGGAAACGTTGTGATCTCCGCCGACCAGAGCCGGGAGGTGCTCGACCGGATCGGGATCCACGGGGAGATCCTTCCCACCCCCGGCCACACCGAGCATTGTGTCTCGCTCCTCCTCGACGACGGATCGGCCTTCACCGGCGATCTCCCGCCGGAGAGCTACGCCGCGAGCAACCCGGTCGCCCTCCAGACGTGGCGCCGCCTGCGCGAGCGAGGGGTGCGCCGGGTGTACCCCGCCCACGGCCCGCCGTGGACACTCCAAGACCCCGTGCGCGCGCAGTGA
- a CDS encoding UPF0365 protein YqfA, which translates to MEGIGVYVLIGLAVVFLWLFFYFVPVGLWISALAAGVPVGPGTFIGMRLRKVNPHRVIMPMIAAWKAGIKLTTSDLEAHYLAGGNIERVVRALISADKAGIALGFQRAAAIDLAGRDVYDAVAMSVNPRVIETPKVAAVAKDGIELLAVAKITVRANIERLVGGATEATVIARVGEGIVSAIGSASTHKAVLENPDSISKLVLSKGLDAGTAFELLSIDIADVDVGRNIGAELQTAQAEADLKVARAKAEERRAMAIAREQEMLALVQERRAAVVEAEAEIPRAIAEAFRKGQLGIMDYYRMKNIQADTAMREGIAKPESKPRTQDEPPATGGKR; encoded by the coding sequence ATGGAAGGCATCGGCGTGTACGTGCTCATTGGTCTGGCGGTTGTGTTCTTGTGGTTGTTCTTCTACTTCGTCCCTGTCGGATTGTGGATCTCTGCCCTTGCGGCGGGGGTCCCGGTCGGGCCAGGCACGTTCATCGGGATGCGCCTCCGAAAGGTGAATCCTCACCGCGTGATCATGCCCATGATCGCGGCGTGGAAGGCGGGCATCAAGCTGACCACCTCGGACCTCGAGGCCCACTACCTGGCAGGCGGGAACATCGAGCGTGTGGTGCGGGCCCTTATCTCGGCCGACAAGGCGGGCATCGCGTTGGGGTTCCAGCGCGCGGCGGCGATCGACCTCGCCGGGCGGGACGTCTACGACGCGGTGGCGATGAGCGTCAACCCGCGGGTGATCGAGACCCCGAAGGTGGCAGCCGTGGCCAAGGATGGGATCGAGCTTCTTGCGGTGGCGAAGATCACCGTGCGGGCAAACATCGAGCGGCTGGTTGGCGGTGCCACCGAGGCCACCGTGATCGCCCGCGTTGGGGAAGGTATCGTGTCTGCGATCGGGTCGGCCAGCACCCACAAGGCCGTGCTCGAGAACCCCGATTCGATCTCGAAACTGGTCCTTTCGAAGGGACTCGACGCCGGGACCGCGTTCGAGCTCTTGTCCATCGACATCGCCGACGTCGACGTAGGTCGGAACATCGGCGCCGAGCTCCAGACCGCCCAGGCCGAGGCCGACCTCAAGGTGGCACGGGCCAAGGCCGAGGAGCGGCGCGCAATGGCCATCGCCCGCGAGCAGGAGATGCTCGCCCTCGTTCAGGAACGCCGCGCGGCGGTGGTGGAAGCCGAGGCGGAGATCCCGCGGGCGATCGCCGAGGCGTTCCGCAAGGGCCAGCTCGGGATCATGGACTACTACCGGATGAAGAACATCCAGGCCGACACCGCGATGCGCGAGGGGATCGCCAAGCCCGAGTCCAAGCCTCGCACACAGGATGAGCCGCCAGCGACCGGGGGGAAGCGGTGA
- a CDS encoding 1,4-alpha-glucan (glycogen) branching enzyme, GH-13-type, whose protein sequence is MGERAVRMQAGEPSLLTEDDLWLFAEGSHSRLYEVLGAHPLSVQGTTGTLFAVWAPDAEAVSVVGDFNSWDPSRHRMRPHRESGIWECFVPGVGPGALYKYHLASRHGPRVLKSDPFAFYSEVPPRSASVVWDLAYPWGDAAWLRRRGPRNALDAPIAIYEVHLGSWRRKDDGRYLTYRELGPLLAAHVRDTGFTHVEFLPVMEHPFYGSWGYQTTGYFAPTSRYGTPQDFMALVDHLHQREIGVILDWVPSHFATDGHGLGQFDGSHLYEHADPRRGVHPDWGSYTFNYNRHEVRSFLLSSALFWLDRYHADGLRLDAVASMLYLDYSRRPGEWLPNEQGGREDLAAIAFLRRLNEEVYRRYPDVQTIAEESTAWPMVSRPTWMGGLGFGLKWDMGWMHDTLIYMSKDPIHRQHHHDKLTFRMLYAAHENFVLPLSHDEVVHGKGSLLGKMPGDDWQKFANLRLLLGYLYASAGKKLLFMGGEIGQWGEWDHERALDWPLLEHGPHRGLHRWVADLNHLYRSEPALHTRDCGDLGFEWVEPNDAASSVVAFLRRGHSDRDVILVVGNFTPVVRSGYRIGVPHPGRWAELLNGDAVDYGGSGQGNLGGTEAEPIPAHGFTQSLSLTLPPLAMLFLKPSTA, encoded by the coding sequence ATGGGGGAGCGCGCAGTACGAATGCAGGCTGGGGAACCATCCCTTCTCACGGAGGACGACCTTTGGCTGTTCGCCGAAGGGTCACACAGCCGTCTCTACGAAGTGCTCGGCGCCCACCCGCTGTCGGTACAAGGCACCACCGGGACGCTGTTCGCTGTGTGGGCCCCTGACGCGGAGGCCGTGTCCGTGGTGGGAGACTTCAACAGCTGGGACCCCAGCCGACACAGAATGCGGCCCCACCGCGAATCCGGCATCTGGGAGTGCTTCGTTCCCGGGGTCGGGCCAGGCGCCTTGTACAAATACCACCTCGCCTCGCGCCACGGCCCGCGGGTCCTCAAGTCCGATCCGTTCGCGTTCTACTCGGAAGTCCCTCCGCGCTCGGCGTCCGTGGTGTGGGACCTCGCCTACCCGTGGGGTGACGCCGCCTGGCTTCGCCGGCGTGGCCCCCGAAATGCCCTCGATGCCCCGATCGCGATCTACGAAGTCCACCTCGGCTCGTGGCGGAGGAAGGACGATGGTCGGTACCTCACGTATCGTGAGCTTGGCCCCCTTCTCGCAGCGCACGTCAGGGACACCGGGTTCACCCACGTCGAGTTCCTCCCGGTGATGGAGCACCCGTTCTATGGGTCGTGGGGCTACCAGACAACCGGCTACTTCGCCCCCACTTCCCGCTACGGGACGCCCCAGGATTTCATGGCCCTGGTCGACCACCTACACCAGAGGGAGATCGGGGTCATTCTGGACTGGGTTCCGTCTCACTTCGCCACCGACGGCCATGGCCTTGGCCAGTTCGACGGGTCTCACCTCTACGAGCACGCCGACCCGCGCCGCGGAGTGCATCCCGACTGGGGGAGCTACACGTTCAACTACAACCGACACGAGGTGCGGAGTTTCCTCCTGTCCAGTGCCCTGTTCTGGCTCGATCGCTACCACGCTGACGGGCTGCGGTTGGACGCGGTGGCCTCGATGCTGTACCTCGATTACTCCCGTAGGCCGGGGGAGTGGCTCCCCAACGAGCAGGGCGGGCGAGAGGATCTTGCGGCGATCGCGTTCTTGCGCCGCCTCAACGAGGAGGTCTACCGCCGCTACCCCGACGTGCAGACCATCGCTGAGGAGTCCACCGCGTGGCCGATGGTATCGCGCCCGACATGGATGGGGGGGCTCGGGTTCGGTCTGAAGTGGGACATGGGGTGGATGCACGACACCCTCATCTACATGTCCAAGGACCCCATCCACCGCCAGCATCACCACGACAAGCTCACGTTCCGAATGCTGTACGCAGCGCATGAGAACTTCGTTCTACCCCTCTCCCACGACGAGGTCGTGCACGGGAAGGGCTCCCTCTTGGGGAAGATGCCGGGAGACGACTGGCAGAAGTTCGCAAATCTCAGGCTGCTTCTGGGCTACCTGTATGCAAGCGCCGGCAAGAAACTCCTGTTCATGGGTGGGGAGATCGGGCAGTGGGGGGAGTGGGATCACGAGCGAGCGTTGGATTGGCCACTGCTCGAGCACGGTCCCCATCGTGGTCTCCACCGCTGGGTGGCGGACCTGAACCACCTCTACCGGAGTGAGCCTGCTCTGCACACGCGGGACTGCGGCGACCTCGGGTTCGAATGGGTGGAACCGAACGACGCCGCATCGAGCGTGGTCGCGTTCCTACGCCGGGGACACAGCGACCGCGACGTGATCCTGGTGGTGGGGAACTTCACACCCGTTGTCCGTTCCGGGTACCGAATCGGCGTACCCCATCCCGGGCGGTGGGCTGAGCTTCTGAACGGGGATGCAGTCGACTACGGAGGCAGCGGTCAGGGGAACCTGGGTGGGACCGAGGCAGAACCGATACCGGCTCACGGTTTCACCCAGTCGCTGTCCCTGACGCTTCCCCCGCTAGCGATGCTCTTTCTCAAGCCGTCTACAGCTTGA
- a CDS encoding DNA polymerase IV: MIILHLDMDSYFASVEQQANPRLRGKPIVVSGRPDIHSVVAAASREAKRYGVRSGMTTWEAARLCPHVVFVPGDPDKYETVTRRFVEILIRYTPMVEVYSIDEVFLDVTQEAPRHGGPLALARRIQDELRAELGQWITCSVGIAPNKMLAKLAVEKAKPGGVAWIVPEEVPAVLAETPVGAVCGIGPRIAKRLEMMGIRTLADLGRYPPARLKHAFGVQGSVLSLWGQGLDPNPLLPYWQEDEVKSIGHSHAIPRALRHPDGARSVLLYLCDRTARRLRAKGFVGRVIHYGLRDAGMRYAGAQRALEVPTDDEDTIFQTTLDLIKDHGGFPDETTLVGVRVDDLQPKVMTPRPLFPEEGRRERLALACDRIRNRYGEGAVGRGTVYACRILTMATGGMGRQKEIALTCRRNGA; encoded by the coding sequence GTGATCATCCTCCATCTCGACATGGATTCCTACTTCGCCTCGGTGGAGCAACAGGCCAACCCCCGCCTACGGGGAAAACCGATCGTCGTCTCCGGCCGGCCGGACATCCACTCGGTTGTCGCGGCGGCATCCCGTGAGGCCAAGCGGTATGGGGTCCGGTCCGGAATGACCACCTGGGAGGCGGCCAGGCTCTGCCCGCACGTTGTGTTCGTCCCCGGGGATCCCGACAAGTACGAAACGGTTACCCGGCGGTTTGTGGAGATCCTCATCCGCTACACGCCAATGGTCGAGGTGTACTCGATCGACGAGGTATTCCTTGATGTGACCCAGGAAGCGCCCCGCCACGGAGGACCCCTCGCGCTGGCGCGGCGGATCCAGGACGAGTTGCGGGCTGAACTGGGACAGTGGATTACCTGTTCGGTGGGAATTGCTCCGAACAAGATGCTTGCCAAGCTCGCCGTGGAGAAGGCCAAGCCCGGCGGCGTAGCGTGGATTGTCCCCGAGGAAGTTCCGGCGGTTCTTGCGGAAACCCCGGTTGGTGCGGTGTGTGGGATCGGGCCACGGATCGCGAAGCGGCTAGAGATGATGGGGATCCGCACCCTTGCCGATCTCGGTCGGTACCCACCGGCACGCCTCAAACATGCGTTCGGGGTTCAGGGATCAGTGTTGTCGCTGTGGGGACAGGGGTTGGATCCCAACCCCCTTCTCCCGTACTGGCAAGAAGATGAGGTCAAGAGCATCGGCCATTCCCACGCGATCCCGCGGGCCCTCCGCCACCCCGACGGGGCGCGGAGTGTACTCCTCTACCTGTGCGACCGAACTGCACGCCGGCTGCGGGCGAAGGGGTTCGTGGGTCGGGTCATCCACTACGGGCTCCGCGACGCTGGAATGAGGTACGCTGGTGCCCAGCGGGCACTCGAGGTGCCAACCGATGATGAGGACACGATCTTCCAGACCACTCTTGACCTGATCAAGGATCACGGTGGGTTCCCCGACGAGACGACGTTGGTCGGGGTGAGGGTGGACGACCTTCAGCCCAAGGTGATGACCCCCCGCCCCCTGTTCCCCGAGGAAGGTCGCCGGGAGCGGCTCGCCCTTGCCTGCGATCGGATTCGGAACCGGTACGGAGAGGGCGCGGTGGGTAGGGGGACCGTGTACGCGTGTCGAATCCTCACCATGGCAACAGGCGGAATGGGCCGCCAAAAGGAGATCGCCCTCACCTGCCGGCGCAACGGGGCGTGA
- a CDS encoding ATP-dependent helicase has translation MAQPDLRWLDDLNPAQREAVAHGDGPLLVIAGAGTGKTRTLAYRVAYLIAQGVPPDRLLLLTFTRRAAEEMLSRAAGVVRHLGPIRERVWGGTFHATANRLLRIHAARAGLSPEFTVLDQGDAENLIGLLRHDLGLAPRDRRFPRRSTCLAIYSRTVNGAESLPEVLAQHFPWVAGWENELKTLFRSYVERKQKLNVLDFDDLLLYWNEILSDPSVARELSGQFEHVLVDEYQDTNRVQAQILRGMRTGNDNVTVVGDDAQSIYRFRAATVRNILDFPKEFPGTRIVTLEENYRSTMPVLATANAVIAQARERYTKNLWSSRTTGPRPLLVTCPDEASQDAYVIERVLALYEQGIPLRKQAVLFRAAHHSASLEVELSRREIPFHKFGGLRFLEAAHVKDALAFLRVAENPRDELAWFRILQLFDGVGPANIARALAHVAHEHHDPRSIASFAGPSGSRDDLVRLGRLFTELGSGLPVPAQVERVRRFYEPYVEKLYDYPQARVRDLESLEQIASAYRSRRSFLADLQLDPPSSTSDLAGPPHKDDDWLVLSTIHSAKGGEWDAVYLIHAADGFLPSDLATGSQDEIEEELRLTYVALTRAKTHLTVIWPLRYHYRRRELADGHGFAQLCRFFTEEVRGTMERVTAGAAPLPGGQPGSGAGREPRLDVARAVRARWE, from the coding sequence GTGGCCCAACCTGATCTGCGCTGGCTCGATGATCTCAATCCCGCTCAGCGGGAGGCCGTTGCCCACGGCGATGGCCCGCTCCTCGTCATCGCTGGCGCAGGCACGGGCAAGACCCGCACCCTTGCCTACCGTGTGGCGTACCTCATCGCCCAGGGTGTCCCCCCCGATCGGCTGCTCCTCCTCACCTTCACCCGCCGCGCTGCCGAGGAGATGCTGTCCCGGGCAGCAGGGGTCGTGCGTCACCTCGGCCCGATTCGAGAGCGGGTCTGGGGGGGAACGTTCCACGCTACCGCGAACCGTCTCCTCCGCATCCATGCCGCCCGGGCTGGCCTGAGCCCGGAATTCACCGTGCTCGACCAGGGCGATGCCGAGAACCTGATCGGTCTCCTGCGTCACGATCTTGGCCTCGCCCCGCGTGACAGACGATTCCCCCGCAGGTCGACCTGTCTCGCCATCTACTCGCGCACTGTGAACGGCGCGGAGTCCCTCCCCGAGGTCCTCGCGCAGCACTTCCCGTGGGTCGCGGGGTGGGAGAACGAGCTCAAGACCCTGTTCCGATCGTATGTCGAGAGGAAGCAGAAGCTCAACGTGCTCGACTTCGACGACCTCCTCCTCTACTGGAACGAGATCCTGTCCGACCCCAGCGTCGCCCGGGAGCTTTCTGGCCAGTTCGAGCATGTCCTCGTCGACGAGTATCAGGACACGAACCGCGTCCAAGCGCAGATCCTGCGCGGGATGCGGACCGGTAACGACAACGTGACTGTGGTGGGGGACGATGCACAGAGCATCTACCGGTTCCGCGCGGCGACGGTGCGGAACATCCTTGACTTCCCGAAGGAGTTCCCCGGCACGCGCATCGTGACCCTTGAGGAGAACTACCGGTCCACGATGCCGGTGCTCGCGACGGCGAACGCGGTCATCGCCCAGGCGCGGGAGCGGTACACGAAGAACCTCTGGTCCAGCCGCACCACCGGCCCGAGGCCGCTTCTCGTCACCTGTCCAGACGAGGCGAGCCAGGACGCCTATGTGATCGAACGGGTGCTTGCCCTGTACGAACAGGGAATCCCTCTGCGGAAACAGGCGGTCCTGTTCCGCGCTGCCCACCACTCGGCGTCCCTCGAGGTCGAGCTGTCGCGGCGGGAGATCCCGTTTCACAAGTTCGGAGGCTTGCGGTTCTTGGAGGCCGCGCATGTCAAAGATGCGCTCGCGTTCTTGCGGGTCGCGGAGAACCCGCGGGACGAACTGGCCTGGTTCCGCATCCTGCAGCTCTTCGACGGCGTGGGCCCGGCAAACATTGCCCGAGCGCTCGCGCACGTGGCCCACGAGCACCACGACCCGCGGTCGATCGCCTCGTTTGCGGGACCCTCCGGGTCCCGTGATGACCTGGTCCGACTTGGGCGCCTGTTCACGGAGCTGGGCAGCGGCCTCCCCGTCCCCGCCCAGGTGGAGCGAGTACGACGGTTCTACGAACCGTACGTCGAGAAGCTCTACGACTACCCCCAGGCGCGGGTTCGAGATCTGGAAAGCCTCGAGCAGATCGCGTCAGCGTATCGGTCGCGGCGGAGCTTCCTCGCCGACCTGCAGCTCGACCCACCGAGCTCGACGAGCGACCTCGCTGGCCCGCCCCACAAGGACGACGACTGGCTTGTCCTCTCGACGATCCATTCCGCCAAAGGGGGCGAGTGGGACGCGGTGTACCTGATCCACGCTGCGGATGGGTTCCTCCCTTCAGATCTCGCCACTGGATCCCAGGACGAAATCGAGGAGGAGCTGCGCCTCACGTACGTCGCCCTGACCCGGGCCAAGACGCACCTCACCGTGATCTGGCCGCTGCGCTACCACTACCGGCGTCGAGAGCTTGCCGACGGCCACGGGTTCGCCCAGCTGTGCCGGTTCTTCACCGAGGAGGTCCGGGGGACGATGGAGCGGGTCACCGCCGGGGCCGCCCCTCTTCCGGGAGGGCAGCCGGGGAGCGGAGCCGGGCGGGAGCCGCGACTGGATGTGGCCCGCGCCGTCCGCGCGCGGTGGGAGTAG
- a CDS encoding Glycogen phosphorylase: protein MLFKMENSPLQHLPPRIAGLGELAYNLWWSWHPEARELLRALDLQAYRESVHNPVRILSMVSPAVLARAAQDPAFLARYDRVMEQFRAEMGSPLRGLPGQPEGPQGPVAYFSAEFGVHVSLPVYAGGLGILAGDTLKEASDLGLPMVGVGLIYSHGYVRQRIRDDGWQEEVHEPLDSSSYPIRPARSADGQPLVVSVPLFDPPLRVAVWTAQVGRVPLYLLTTDVEGNHPWDRAISQNLYTGDLEQRLRQEIVLGIGGMRALQALGIVPGVVHLNEGHPAFAILERLATRLADGATWLEALDAVRERTLFTTHTPLHAGTDVFPFPLMEKHLLPYCERVGIPRDAFLALGLNPHDPGAGFNMTAFAIRASRATNAVSRRHAEVASAMWSSVRWDHTPVTIRGITNGIHLSTWIEPLRVQTLFDRYLGPSWRDRPDDPAVWEAVAGIPDEELWAIHEDRKVALLAEIDSRARRRWQAGIANAASIVPTGALLDPNILTLGFARRFTSYKRPTLILHDLDRLLRLITDPLRPVQLVFAGKAHPADLEGKRLIQQVYRLALDPRFAGRIAFVPEYDQHLAKYLVAGVDVWLNTPLPPLEASGTSGMKASVNGVPVLSILDGWWPEGQTGSNGWAFGGETIDGDRTAADAAALYALLEGEIAPLYYDRGPDGIPHGFVRVMKEAIRTVAPRFCARRMMREYTELYLAALTPAEPRTQVPGPDPA from the coding sequence ATGCTGTTCAAGATGGAGAACTCACCGCTTCAGCACCTGCCACCGCGCATCGCGGGCCTGGGCGAGCTGGCCTACAACCTGTGGTGGAGTTGGCACCCCGAGGCCCGGGAGCTTCTGCGCGCCCTCGATCTTCAGGCGTACCGGGAGAGCGTGCACAACCCGGTGCGCATTCTGAGTATGGTGTCGCCCGCAGTTCTCGCCCGTGCGGCACAGGACCCAGCCTTCCTCGCCCGCTACGACCGGGTGATGGAGCAGTTCCGTGCTGAGATGGGATCACCGTTGCGTGGACTTCCTGGACAGCCCGAAGGACCGCAAGGTCCGGTGGCGTACTTCTCGGCGGAATTCGGAGTTCACGTGTCGCTGCCGGTGTACGCGGGAGGCCTGGGGATCCTCGCTGGCGACACGCTCAAGGAGGCGAGCGACCTTGGGCTGCCGATGGTCGGGGTGGGGCTCATCTACTCCCACGGTTACGTCCGCCAGCGGATTCGGGACGACGGGTGGCAGGAGGAGGTCCACGAGCCCCTGGACAGCTCGTCGTACCCCATCCGCCCTGCTCGATCGGCCGATGGGCAACCCCTTGTCGTGTCGGTTCCCCTGTTCGATCCTCCGCTCCGGGTCGCGGTGTGGACAGCCCAGGTCGGACGTGTCCCGCTCTACCTACTCACGACTGACGTCGAGGGCAACCACCCGTGGGATCGGGCGATCTCTCAGAACCTATACACGGGCGATCTCGAGCAGCGACTCCGGCAGGAGATCGTTCTTGGGATCGGCGGGATGCGTGCCCTGCAGGCCCTCGGGATCGTGCCGGGCGTGGTCCACCTCAACGAGGGGCACCCTGCGTTCGCCATTCTGGAACGCCTTGCCACTCGGTTGGCGGACGGGGCGACCTGGCTCGAAGCGCTGGACGCGGTTCGGGAGAGAACCCTATTCACGACCCACACGCCGCTCCACGCCGGTACGGACGTGTTTCCATTCCCACTCATGGAGAAACATCTTCTTCCGTACTGCGAGCGCGTGGGGATACCCCGCGACGCGTTCCTCGCGCTCGGGCTGAACCCGCACGATCCAGGGGCGGGGTTCAACATGACCGCGTTCGCGATCCGGGCTAGCCGGGCCACGAACGCCGTGAGCCGGCGTCACGCCGAGGTAGCGAGCGCCATGTGGTCCAGCGTGCGTTGGGATCACACGCCCGTCACGATTCGGGGGATCACGAACGGCATTCACCTCTCGACGTGGATCGAGCCGCTGCGGGTTCAGACCCTTTTCGACCGGTACCTCGGCCCCTCATGGCGCGACCGCCCCGACGATCCCGCGGTCTGGGAGGCGGTGGCTGGCATCCCCGATGAGGAGCTGTGGGCGATCCACGAGGACCGGAAGGTAGCACTCCTTGCCGAGATCGACAGCCGCGCCCGTCGACGGTGGCAGGCAGGGATCGCCAACGCGGCCAGCATCGTCCCCACCGGGGCCCTTCTTGACCCCAACATCCTCACCCTTGGCTTCGCGCGCCGGTTCACCTCCTACAAGCGGCCGACCCTCATCCTGCACGATCTCGATCGGCTGCTGCGGCTGATCACTGACCCGCTGCGGCCGGTGCAGCTCGTGTTTGCCGGGAAGGCCCACCCGGCAGATCTCGAGGGCAAACGGCTCATCCAGCAGGTCTATCGCCTGGCCCTCGATCCCCGATTCGCGGGACGGATCGCGTTCGTTCCCGAATACGACCAGCATCTGGCCAAGTACCTCGTCGCCGGGGTTGATGTGTGGCTGAACACCCCGTTGCCACCACTTGAGGCGAGCGGAACGAGCGGGATGAAGGCGTCGGTCAACGGTGTGCCCGTCCTGTCTATCCTCGACGGGTGGTGGCCTGAAGGGCAGACCGGTTCGAACGGGTGGGCGTTCGGCGGGGAGACGATCGACGGTGATCGCACCGCCGCCGACGCTGCCGCGTTGTACGCCCTGTTGGAGGGGGAGATCGCTCCGCTGTACTACGACCGAGGGCCCGATGGGATCCCCCACGGGTTCGTCCGGGTGATGAAAGAGGCGATCCGAACGGTGGCCCCGCGGTTCTGTGCCCGCCGGATGATGCGGGAGTACACCGAGCTTTACCTCGCGGCGTTGACACCAGCGGAACCGAGAACGCAGGTCCCTGGGCCAGATCCGGCGTAG
- a CDS encoding Efflux ABC transporter, ATP-binding protein, whose amino-acid sequence MDAVVVSELVKDYRTRKGSVRALSGISFQVREGEIVGLLGANGAGKTTAIKVLSGLLHATSGRAEVFGVPSSRPEVARYVAALLEGSRNVYWRLSVEENLRFFAGLQGVPPREARRRSADLVARFGLGDKRRTTANLLSQGMKQKLALACALVKGTPLLLLDEPTLGLDVETSHELRGMIRELVVSEGKTVLLSSHDMGVVEDTCARVVILSRGRIVADDLVPNLLALFQTRAYRVSLRDGLPAQARAQLAARLPTLRPLEAERALEVELSPDQDVYVLMDALREAGVAVEGVSRAEPDLEDVFLRIVRGER is encoded by the coding sequence ATGGACGCCGTCGTGGTGAGTGAACTCGTGAAGGACTACCGAACCCGGAAGGGCTCGGTGCGCGCCCTATCGGGCATCTCGTTCCAGGTGCGGGAAGGGGAGATCGTCGGACTGCTGGGAGCCAACGGGGCCGGTAAGACCACGGCAATCAAGGTGCTGTCCGGTCTCCTGCACGCCACATCCGGCCGGGCCGAGGTGTTCGGGGTCCCCTCGTCGCGGCCCGAGGTCGCACGGTACGTGGCGGCCCTCCTGGAGGGGTCGCGCAACGTGTACTGGCGGCTGTCGGTCGAGGAGAACCTGCGGTTCTTCGCCGGGCTGCAGGGCGTGCCGCCGCGCGAGGCCCGGCGCCGGAGCGCCGACCTCGTGGCCCGATTCGGCCTGGGCGACAAGCGGCGGACGACGGCCAACCTCCTCTCCCAGGGGATGAAGCAGAAGCTGGCCCTGGCCTGTGCGCTCGTGAAGGGGACGCCGCTCCTGCTTCTCGACGAACCCACCCTCGGCCTGGACGTGGAGACGAGTCACGAGCTTCGGGGAATGATCCGCGAGCTGGTGGTGAGCGAAGGCAAGACGGTCCTTCTCTCCTCCCATGACATGGGGGTCGTCGAGGACACCTGCGCCCGAGTGGTCATCCTCTCCCGGGGAAGGATCGTGGCCGACGATCTAGTCCCCAATCTCCTGGCCCTGTTCCAGACCCGGGCGTACCGGGTGAGCCTGCGGGACGGGCTGCCCGCGCAGGCACGCGCACAGCTTGCTGCACGGCTTCCCACCTTGCGGCCCCTGGAGGCGGAGCGGGCGCTCGAGGTGGAGCTCTCGCCGGATCAGGATGTCTACGTCCTTATGGACGCCCTGCGGGAGGCCGGCGTCGCGGTGGAGGGCGTGAGCCGCGCTGAACCCGACCTCGAGGACGTGTTTCTGCGCATCGTGCGGGGCGAACGATGA